The nucleotide window CCGGAACCGGCATAGAAGAGGCAGTCGAACTGGCAAATCAGATCAGTGCGCTTGAAAATGTATCATTACAGGGATTGATGGGCATGCCGCCATACTTCTCAGACCCGGAACAGGCCAGGATCTATTTTAAAAAAATGGCAGCCATAAAAAAAGAGATCATGGCACATCAATTTAAAAACGTGGCCATGAACCATTTGTCCATGGGAATGAGCAATGATTTTAAAGTGGCCATTGAAGAAGGATCTACAATGGTAAGAGTCGGAACCTCCATATTCGGGAAAAGAGATTGAAACTATTGCTTCATACCTGCTGCGCCCCCTGCTCTATCTATCCTGTAAAAGTTTTACGGCAGATGGATATGGATGTAATGGGTTTTTTTTATAGGCATAATATCCATCCCTTTCAAGAGTGCCAAAAAAGGGAAGAAACCCTGAAACACTATTCCGATAGCATTGGATTGAGGGTTATTTATCAACAGGATTATAAGATGGAAGAATTTCTTCAATCCGTTGTTTTCAGGGAAAAAGACCGGTGCAGGTACTGCTACCATGACAGACTCAAAGCAACGGCGCGTGTTGCCAGAAAAGGAAAGTTTGACGCCTTTTCCACAACCCTTTTGTACAGCAAATTCCAGAACCATGAGCGCATTATAAAAACCGGAGAGTCCATTGCCAGGCAATATGATGTAAAATTTTTCTACCAGGATTTCAGAGAGGGCTGGAAATTCGGGATTGAAGAATCCAAACGGCTTGGCATGTACCGTCAGCAGTATTGTGGCTGCATATACAGCGAAAAGGACCGGTATTTTAAACAATAATCGGTCAACCAGGCTACTTGGGTTGAGGGCGTTTAATCTGCTTGAGCATCTTCACGAACCGTTTGTCGCTGCTGTCAAGCCTTGCTGCAAGAACACTGAACAGATGCTTTGCCACATCTGGATATTTTTCAATAACCTCAAACAATTTGTCTCCCGGAAACCTTTTAACCGTTGATCGCCCTTTGGATATAATGGATGCTGATCTGGGTTCGCCGGTAATTGCCGACATTTCCCCGAAATATTCGCCCGGCTGTACAATTTCAGCAATTTTCTTTCCGCCTTTAACAACATACAACCCGCCTTGAACAAGCTTAAAAAAATCAATATCAATATTATCTTCACGGATAATAACGTCCTTATCCTCATACCGTTCAACATCAGGATTAATAAGATAGGCCGGCAGCGCTTCCTTGGTAATGGTCGTCTTTTTCAGCACTTCTTCAAGAGATGTTTCAGAACTTCTGATTTTCTGAAGACCCGCATCTCTAAGGGTTACCATTCCTTCCTGAACGGCAACCTTTCTGAGCTGATCTTCGGGCACTTCAGCACTAATGGCTTTGCCTACTTCATCTGTGACCTCCATTAATTCATAAAGCCCCAGCCTGCCCTTGTATCCGGTCCCATTGCAATGGCCGCAACCTTTAGGGCCGTATATGTTCAAATTTTTAATTTCATTTTCTGAAAATCCATACAATTCAAGGTCTTGGGGATTATGACCTGTAACAATCTGTTTGCAGTGAGGACAAAGCCGCCGGGCAAGGCGCTGGGATAAAACCAGAGTAACGGCAGATGCCACCA belongs to Desulfobacula toluolica Tol2 and includes:
- a CDS encoding epoxyqueuosine reductase QueH, yielding MKLLLHTCCAPCSIYPVKVLRQMDMDVMGFFYRHNIHPFQECQKREETLKHYSDSIGLRVIYQQDYKMEEFLQSVVFREKDRCRYCYHDRLKATARVARKGKFDAFSTTLLYSKFQNHERIIKTGESIARQYDVKFFYQDFREGWKFGIEESKRLGMYRQQYCGCIYSEKDRYFKQ